Proteins encoded in a region of the Anas acuta chromosome 13, bAnaAcu1.1, whole genome shotgun sequence genome:
- the NONO gene encoding non-POU domain-containing octamer-binding protein isoform X1, with protein MPAALIGGARGGPPPPRGQSAPRRGPHARLGPPRRGRPVGKMQGNKGFGMEKQNHAPRKQHQHPPHPPPAGPANGQQANSQKQLCTLFPSDEGLTIDLKNFRKPGEKTFTQRSRLFVGNLPPDITEEEMRKLFEKYGKAGEVFIHKDKGFGFIRLETRTLAEIAKVELDNMPLRGKQLRVRFACHSASLTVRNLPQFVSNELLEEAFSVFGQVERAVVIVDDRGRSSGKGIVEFSGKPAARKALDRCSDGSFLLTTFPRPVTVEPMDQYDDEEGLPEKLVIKNQQYHKEREQPPRFAQPGSFEYEYAMRWKALIEMEKQQQEQVDRNIKEAREKLEMEMEAARHEHQVMLMRQDLMRRQEELRRMEELHNQEVQKRKQLEIRQEEERRRREEEMRRQQEEMMRRQQEGFKGNFTDAREPPDMRMGQMGMGGTIGMNNRGAMGGTNVPAAAPPAAGPGAMIPDGAMGMTPPPPADRFGQGSAMEGLGAMGGNPPAFNRGNPGGEFGPNKRRRY; from the exons ATGCCCGCCGCGCTGATTGGCGGAGCGCGCggggggccgccgccgcctcgcgGCCAATCGGCGCCGCGCAGAGGGCCGCACGCCCGCCtcggcccgccccgccgcggccgGCCG GTGGGGAAGATGCAGGGCAACAAGGGCTTCGGCATGGAGAAGCAGAACCACGCGCCGCggaagcagcaccagcacccgcCGCACCCGCCGCCCGCCGGGCCCGCCAACGGGCAGCAGGCCAACAGCCAGA AGCAGCTGTGTACCTTATTCCCCTCAGATGAAGGCCTGACTATTGACCTGAAGAATTTCCGGAAACCCGGTGAAAAGACCTTCACTCAGAGAAGCCGCCTGTTTGTGGGGAATCTGCCCCCAGACATTACAGAGGAAGAGATGAGAAAGTTGTTTGAGAAGTATGGCAAGGCAGGGGAAGTCTTCATACACAAGGACAAAGGCTTTGGCTTTATCAGGCTG GAAACTCGCACTCTGGCAGAGATTGCAAAGGTGGAATTAGACAACATGCCTCTCCGTGGGAAGCAGCTAAGAGTGCGTTTTGCATGCCACAGCGCATCGCTGACAGTCAGGAACCTGCCTCAGTTTGTGTCCAATGAGCTCCTGGAGGAAGCCTTCTCAGTGTTTGGCCAGGTGGAAAGGGCTGTGGTTATTGTGGATGACAGAGGACGATCCTCTGGAAAAGGCATTGTGGAGTTCTCAGGGAAGCCTGCTGCTAGGAAAGCCCTGGATAGATGTAGTGATGGGTCTTTCCTGCTGACTAC attCCCTCGGCCTGTCACTGTGGAGCCCATGGATCAGTATGATGATGAAGAGGGACTACCAGAGAAACTGGTCATCAAAAACCAGCAATATCACAA GGAGCGTGAGCAGCCTCCTCGATTCGCACAGCCTGGCAGCTTTGAGTATGAATATGCCATGCGCTGGAAGGCTCTAATAGaaatggagaagcagcagcaagagcaggtAGACCGCAACATCAAGGAAGCTCGAGAGAagctggaaatggaaatggaagcaGCTCGCCATGAGCACCAAGTTATGCTCATGCGGCAAG ATTTAATGAGACGCCAGGAAGAACTGAGGAGGATGGAAGAATTACATAACCAAGAAGTACAAAAACGTAAACAGTTGGAAATCAG GCAAGAGGAAGAACGCAGGCGCCGTGAGGAGGAAATGAGAAGGCAACAAGAAGAGATGATGAGACGCCAGCAGGAAGGCTTCAAGGGGAACTTCACTGATGCG AGGGAGCCACCAGACATGCGAATGGGGCAGATGGGTATGGGAG GTACCATTGGCATGAACAATAGAGGAGCTATGGGTGGTACCAACgtcccagctgctgcacctcctgcagctggtcCTGGAGCTATGATACCTGACGGAGCCATGGGAATG
- the NONO gene encoding non-POU domain-containing octamer-binding protein isoform X2 — protein sequence MPAALIGGARGGPPPPRGQSAPRRGPHARLGPPRRGRPVGKMQGNKGFGMEKQNHAPRKQHQHPPHPPPAGPANGQQANSQNEGLTIDLKNFRKPGEKTFTQRSRLFVGNLPPDITEEEMRKLFEKYGKAGEVFIHKDKGFGFIRLETRTLAEIAKVELDNMPLRGKQLRVRFACHSASLTVRNLPQFVSNELLEEAFSVFGQVERAVVIVDDRGRSSGKGIVEFSGKPAARKALDRCSDGSFLLTTFPRPVTVEPMDQYDDEEGLPEKLVIKNQQYHKEREQPPRFAQPGSFEYEYAMRWKALIEMEKQQQEQVDRNIKEAREKLEMEMEAARHEHQVMLMRQDLMRRQEELRRMEELHNQEVQKRKQLEIRQEEERRRREEEMRRQQEEMMRRQQEGFKGNFTDAREPPDMRMGQMGMGGTIGMNNRGAMGGTNVPAAAPPAAGPGAMIPDGAMGMTPPPPADRFGQGSAMEGLGAMGGNPPAFNRGNPGGEFGPNKRRRY from the exons ATGCCCGCCGCGCTGATTGGCGGAGCGCGCggggggccgccgccgcctcgcgGCCAATCGGCGCCGCGCAGAGGGCCGCACGCCCGCCtcggcccgccccgccgcggccgGCCG GTGGGGAAGATGCAGGGCAACAAGGGCTTCGGCATGGAGAAGCAGAACCACGCGCCGCggaagcagcaccagcacccgcCGCACCCGCCGCCCGCCGGGCCCGCCAACGGGCAGCAGGCCAACAGCCAGA ATGAAGGCCTGACTATTGACCTGAAGAATTTCCGGAAACCCGGTGAAAAGACCTTCACTCAGAGAAGCCGCCTGTTTGTGGGGAATCTGCCCCCAGACATTACAGAGGAAGAGATGAGAAAGTTGTTTGAGAAGTATGGCAAGGCAGGGGAAGTCTTCATACACAAGGACAAAGGCTTTGGCTTTATCAGGCTG GAAACTCGCACTCTGGCAGAGATTGCAAAGGTGGAATTAGACAACATGCCTCTCCGTGGGAAGCAGCTAAGAGTGCGTTTTGCATGCCACAGCGCATCGCTGACAGTCAGGAACCTGCCTCAGTTTGTGTCCAATGAGCTCCTGGAGGAAGCCTTCTCAGTGTTTGGCCAGGTGGAAAGGGCTGTGGTTATTGTGGATGACAGAGGACGATCCTCTGGAAAAGGCATTGTGGAGTTCTCAGGGAAGCCTGCTGCTAGGAAAGCCCTGGATAGATGTAGTGATGGGTCTTTCCTGCTGACTAC attCCCTCGGCCTGTCACTGTGGAGCCCATGGATCAGTATGATGATGAAGAGGGACTACCAGAGAAACTGGTCATCAAAAACCAGCAATATCACAA GGAGCGTGAGCAGCCTCCTCGATTCGCACAGCCTGGCAGCTTTGAGTATGAATATGCCATGCGCTGGAAGGCTCTAATAGaaatggagaagcagcagcaagagcaggtAGACCGCAACATCAAGGAAGCTCGAGAGAagctggaaatggaaatggaagcaGCTCGCCATGAGCACCAAGTTATGCTCATGCGGCAAG ATTTAATGAGACGCCAGGAAGAACTGAGGAGGATGGAAGAATTACATAACCAAGAAGTACAAAAACGTAAACAGTTGGAAATCAG GCAAGAGGAAGAACGCAGGCGCCGTGAGGAGGAAATGAGAAGGCAACAAGAAGAGATGATGAGACGCCAGCAGGAAGGCTTCAAGGGGAACTTCACTGATGCG AGGGAGCCACCAGACATGCGAATGGGGCAGATGGGTATGGGAG GTACCATTGGCATGAACAATAGAGGAGCTATGGGTGGTACCAACgtcccagctgctgcacctcctgcagctggtcCTGGAGCTATGATACCTGACGGAGCCATGGGAATG
- the NONO gene encoding non-POU domain-containing octamer-binding protein isoform X4, protein MQGNKGFGMEKQNHAPRKQHQHPPHPPPAGPANGQQANSQNEGLTIDLKNFRKPGEKTFTQRSRLFVGNLPPDITEEEMRKLFEKYGKAGEVFIHKDKGFGFIRLETRTLAEIAKVELDNMPLRGKQLRVRFACHSASLTVRNLPQFVSNELLEEAFSVFGQVERAVVIVDDRGRSSGKGIVEFSGKPAARKALDRCSDGSFLLTTFPRPVTVEPMDQYDDEEGLPEKLVIKNQQYHKEREQPPRFAQPGSFEYEYAMRWKALIEMEKQQQEQVDRNIKEAREKLEMEMEAARHEHQVMLMRQDLMRRQEELRRMEELHNQEVQKRKQLEIRQEEERRRREEEMRRQQEEMMRRQQEGFKGNFTDAREPPDMRMGQMGMGGTIGMNNRGAMGGTNVPAAAPPAAGPGAMIPDGAMGMTPPPPADRFGQGSAMEGLGAMGGNPPAFNRGNPGGEFGPNKRRRY, encoded by the exons ATGCAGGGCAACAAGGGCTTCGGCATGGAGAAGCAGAACCACGCGCCGCggaagcagcaccagcacccgcCGCACCCGCCGCCCGCCGGGCCCGCCAACGGGCAGCAGGCCAACAGCCAGA ATGAAGGCCTGACTATTGACCTGAAGAATTTCCGGAAACCCGGTGAAAAGACCTTCACTCAGAGAAGCCGCCTGTTTGTGGGGAATCTGCCCCCAGACATTACAGAGGAAGAGATGAGAAAGTTGTTTGAGAAGTATGGCAAGGCAGGGGAAGTCTTCATACACAAGGACAAAGGCTTTGGCTTTATCAGGCTG GAAACTCGCACTCTGGCAGAGATTGCAAAGGTGGAATTAGACAACATGCCTCTCCGTGGGAAGCAGCTAAGAGTGCGTTTTGCATGCCACAGCGCATCGCTGACAGTCAGGAACCTGCCTCAGTTTGTGTCCAATGAGCTCCTGGAGGAAGCCTTCTCAGTGTTTGGCCAGGTGGAAAGGGCTGTGGTTATTGTGGATGACAGAGGACGATCCTCTGGAAAAGGCATTGTGGAGTTCTCAGGGAAGCCTGCTGCTAGGAAAGCCCTGGATAGATGTAGTGATGGGTCTTTCCTGCTGACTAC attCCCTCGGCCTGTCACTGTGGAGCCCATGGATCAGTATGATGATGAAGAGGGACTACCAGAGAAACTGGTCATCAAAAACCAGCAATATCACAA GGAGCGTGAGCAGCCTCCTCGATTCGCACAGCCTGGCAGCTTTGAGTATGAATATGCCATGCGCTGGAAGGCTCTAATAGaaatggagaagcagcagcaagagcaggtAGACCGCAACATCAAGGAAGCTCGAGAGAagctggaaatggaaatggaagcaGCTCGCCATGAGCACCAAGTTATGCTCATGCGGCAAG ATTTAATGAGACGCCAGGAAGAACTGAGGAGGATGGAAGAATTACATAACCAAGAAGTACAAAAACGTAAACAGTTGGAAATCAG GCAAGAGGAAGAACGCAGGCGCCGTGAGGAGGAAATGAGAAGGCAACAAGAAGAGATGATGAGACGCCAGCAGGAAGGCTTCAAGGGGAACTTCACTGATGCG AGGGAGCCACCAGACATGCGAATGGGGCAGATGGGTATGGGAG GTACCATTGGCATGAACAATAGAGGAGCTATGGGTGGTACCAACgtcccagctgctgcacctcctgcagctggtcCTGGAGCTATGATACCTGACGGAGCCATGGGAATG
- the NONO gene encoding non-POU domain-containing octamer-binding protein isoform X3: MQGNKGFGMEKQNHAPRKQHQHPPHPPPAGPANGQQANSQKQLCTLFPSDEGLTIDLKNFRKPGEKTFTQRSRLFVGNLPPDITEEEMRKLFEKYGKAGEVFIHKDKGFGFIRLETRTLAEIAKVELDNMPLRGKQLRVRFACHSASLTVRNLPQFVSNELLEEAFSVFGQVERAVVIVDDRGRSSGKGIVEFSGKPAARKALDRCSDGSFLLTTFPRPVTVEPMDQYDDEEGLPEKLVIKNQQYHKEREQPPRFAQPGSFEYEYAMRWKALIEMEKQQQEQVDRNIKEAREKLEMEMEAARHEHQVMLMRQDLMRRQEELRRMEELHNQEVQKRKQLEIRQEEERRRREEEMRRQQEEMMRRQQEGFKGNFTDAREPPDMRMGQMGMGGTIGMNNRGAMGGTNVPAAAPPAAGPGAMIPDGAMGMTPPPPADRFGQGSAMEGLGAMGGNPPAFNRGNPGGEFGPNKRRRY; encoded by the exons ATGCAGGGCAACAAGGGCTTCGGCATGGAGAAGCAGAACCACGCGCCGCggaagcagcaccagcacccgcCGCACCCGCCGCCCGCCGGGCCCGCCAACGGGCAGCAGGCCAACAGCCAGA AGCAGCTGTGTACCTTATTCCCCTCAGATGAAGGCCTGACTATTGACCTGAAGAATTTCCGGAAACCCGGTGAAAAGACCTTCACTCAGAGAAGCCGCCTGTTTGTGGGGAATCTGCCCCCAGACATTACAGAGGAAGAGATGAGAAAGTTGTTTGAGAAGTATGGCAAGGCAGGGGAAGTCTTCATACACAAGGACAAAGGCTTTGGCTTTATCAGGCTG GAAACTCGCACTCTGGCAGAGATTGCAAAGGTGGAATTAGACAACATGCCTCTCCGTGGGAAGCAGCTAAGAGTGCGTTTTGCATGCCACAGCGCATCGCTGACAGTCAGGAACCTGCCTCAGTTTGTGTCCAATGAGCTCCTGGAGGAAGCCTTCTCAGTGTTTGGCCAGGTGGAAAGGGCTGTGGTTATTGTGGATGACAGAGGACGATCCTCTGGAAAAGGCATTGTGGAGTTCTCAGGGAAGCCTGCTGCTAGGAAAGCCCTGGATAGATGTAGTGATGGGTCTTTCCTGCTGACTAC attCCCTCGGCCTGTCACTGTGGAGCCCATGGATCAGTATGATGATGAAGAGGGACTACCAGAGAAACTGGTCATCAAAAACCAGCAATATCACAA GGAGCGTGAGCAGCCTCCTCGATTCGCACAGCCTGGCAGCTTTGAGTATGAATATGCCATGCGCTGGAAGGCTCTAATAGaaatggagaagcagcagcaagagcaggtAGACCGCAACATCAAGGAAGCTCGAGAGAagctggaaatggaaatggaagcaGCTCGCCATGAGCACCAAGTTATGCTCATGCGGCAAG ATTTAATGAGACGCCAGGAAGAACTGAGGAGGATGGAAGAATTACATAACCAAGAAGTACAAAAACGTAAACAGTTGGAAATCAG GCAAGAGGAAGAACGCAGGCGCCGTGAGGAGGAAATGAGAAGGCAACAAGAAGAGATGATGAGACGCCAGCAGGAAGGCTTCAAGGGGAACTTCACTGATGCG AGGGAGCCACCAGACATGCGAATGGGGCAGATGGGTATGGGAG GTACCATTGGCATGAACAATAGAGGAGCTATGGGTGGTACCAACgtcccagctgctgcacctcctgcagctggtcCTGGAGCTATGATACCTGACGGAGCCATGGGAATG